The following nucleotide sequence is from Mucilaginibacter sp. cycad4.
CTACAACCAGGAAAATTTTAAGACAAACGAAAAAGGCGTATTTCTTAACGGCGGCCCCAAAATAGCCTGGTTTAAAGACCCTGCCGGGAATTTTTTATCCGTGATAGAGAAATAGCGCTATAAATACCCGTACCGGGTATAAATCAAGCCCCGTTTTGGGGAATAACAACTACCTGCCGTGGGAATAAATTCCTCGACGGACTATTAACTTTCCGTTAATTTCTTAATTTTTCACAACCATTTTATCTATTAAGCGTATAAAAGCCTACCAAGCCTTTGATTGCGGCTGTTTTTTATTTAAGGAATGTTTTTTGCATGTAATTACAATGAAAAACAAAACGCATTAATTGTCAGGCTATTTATTTTATACTTAGCTGTTAATTAAAAACAGCTGATAAATCATTTCCTTTTCATTAATAACATTTATTAAATTTATATTTTTCGATATATCAGCATTTACAATAAATAATAAAAATACAACAAACTGATTAATAAACAATTGCTTCTCTTTTATAAATAACCCCAATTAATTAAATATGAAAAGAACGCTACTTATAGTTGACGATGACTTGAGTATCTTAAAACTGCTCAACTTCATTCTTTCAAAAGAATATGATATTGTAGTTAAAAATAACGGCATCGAAGCTTTTAGCTGGCTTGAAGATGGTCACATGCCCGAATTGATCATATCCGACCTCCAGATGCCTTATTTTGACGGCCAATCCTTTATTAAAAACGTAAAGATTAGTGGCTTTTATCGTGAAATACCTGTTATATTGCTATCGGCCGCCCATGATCTTGACGCGCAGGTAAGCAACATGCCCTTTAAGGTTGATGCATACATTCACAAGCCGTTTAACCCAACTGCATTAAAAACAGCCATTAATCAAGTTTTACAAGTTTATGAATCACCAAACGTCTGATTGGAACGAAAGTTCAGGTTCTAATATCAGGGTAGCCTATGCCGGCACTCAGTTTAAGGAAATGATTTCGGCAGGACTAAATGAAGGCTTTAAAATTGCGTACAACAACTCTATCGATCAGCTTAATGATTATTTAGGCGAGCAATCTATTTTATCCGTTCCTGATATTATTTTGGTTGAAGTTGATGCTGAAGGCAAATGGATTAAAATGGTTGACGAAGTTAAGCAAAGCTTTCTTCTCAATGGCTTAATTATCGTACTGCTTTCATCGCAAAATGATAAAACTTTAAGGCAAAAAGCCATTAAATTAAAGGTGCATGACTTTTATGGCGAACCGTTTGCTATAAGTGACCTGCGCGAAAGACTTAACTTTTTGGTACGCTTTAAACTGATAAAGCCCAAATTGCTTGAGCTTTCAAAAGTAGTTGATACAGCTTACAAAATGCCGGCAGGTAAACGCCTTATCGACCTGGTAATTTCGGGCGGTATGATGTTTGTACTGTCGCCTGTTATGCTGATAGTTGCTATTTTAATTAAGCTGGATTCAAAAGGTCCGGTATTTTACAAAAGCAAACGTGTAGGTACAGGTTATAAAGTATTTGATTTTTATAAGTTCCGGTCGATGCGTACCGATGCCGACCAACTGCTTGCCAAGCTATCGGCCGAAAACAATCAATATGCTGCCGAAGGGGGCGACAACAAAGTAGCCTTTGTGAAAATCAAGAACGACCCGCGCATTACTAAGCTGGGTAATTTCTTACGCAATTCAAGCCTTGACGAATTGCCACAGTTATTCAATATATTACGGGGCGATATGTCGGTGGTTGGTAACAGGCCGTTGCCTTTATACGAAGCCGAGATGCTTACCTCTAACGAGTGGTCAATGCGTTTCCTTGGCCCTGCCGGTTTAACGGGCTTATGGCAGATCAGTAAACGCGGAAAGGAAGACATGTCTGAACGTGAAAGGAAAAAATTAGATAATTTTTACGCTCAGAAATATTCTATTTGGTTAGATTTAAAAATTATTGCCGGTACAGTACCCGCCTTATTCCAAAAAGAAAAAGTATAACTATATGCCCCTGAAACTAAAGCCCACTTATCTTTTCATAATTGCTCTTTTATTTACCAGCCGCGTACACGCGCAGCAAACTTCATTTATAAGTGACATTAACTATCCTTTTCTTGAAAAACTGATTGCAACTGCTAAAAAGAATTACCCTGAAGTAAAATCCCGTCAAAGCCAGGTTAATGCAGCCAAAGCCGTTTATAACTCAGCCGTGTTTTCATGGCTCGATGGTTTAAATGCATCTTACATTTACAGCCCGAAAACATCTATCAACATTTCGCAGCCAACCATATTTAAAGGTTATCAAATAAACCTTTCGCTAAACATAGGGCACCTGTTTTCGAGGCCGGGAGTTATCAGGCAAACGAAAGAAATTTATAAAGCAGCAGAGTTTCAACAGGCCGAGTATATGTTAAGCCTTGAAGCCCAGGTTAAACGTCTTTACTTTTCATATCTGGCAGCACAGGCCGAACTAAGGCTGCGGGCAAATGCCGTAATTGATGCCGAAAGTGCTGTCAAGCAATTAAAATACGCGTTTCAAAAAGGCGAAACAACTTTTCAGATCTATAATGAACAGCTTACCACCTTATACAGTCAAAACGCCTTTAAAGTACAAGCTGAATTATCGACATTTACAGCCAAGACCAATCTTGAAGAATTATTGGGTACTAAATTAGAAGACGTTAAGTAAAAGATGGAGATAGGCAACTTTTTTAATCTGCTAAAGAAATACAGAAGTGTGTTGATAATAATACCGTTTGTAGCGGTAATCACTTCTTATTTCCTGGTAAAGAACTTACCTGATAATTACCAGTCGCACGCGGAAATAGCCACCGGTATAGTTGACGCCTCCAGCCACCTTCTTGATGAAGATGCGAAAACGAACGTACAAGAGCAGCAGGTTTACCGCGAATTCAGTAACCTGATGGCGATCATGAAGCTAAAGAAACTTATTGACCAGGTTTCTTATTCGCTCATGATCCATGACCTGAGCGACCCCTATCCTTTTCGTAAACAAAGTAAGGAATTACTTGAATTGCGGCCTTACGAAAAGGACAACGTATTGGCGATTTTTAAAAAGAAATTTGCCACCCTCCAACCGTTATCTGTTTACGATAAAACCGAGAACTCACTCATTGGGTTGCTCAGGTCAATGAAATACGATGAGCGTAACATCACAAAAGACCTGGTAATTTACCGTGAAGAAAGCAGTGATTTTATTTCTGTAAGTTTTAATTCGGAAAACCCCCAGCTTTCGGCGTTTGTAGTAAATACATTATGCAAACAATTTATCGACTATTACACCCAAAGCGTAAAGCAAAATGAATCAAATGCTGTAAATTTTTTATCAAATCTGTTAGATACCAAACGTAAGGCACTGAGTGAAAAAACAAGCGAATTACAGCAGTATAAGATTGAAAATGGCGTACTGAACCTCGATGAACAGTCTAAAGCAATTTTCAATCAGATCATGGTTTACAATGACAGAAAATTGCAGGCCGAAAAGGATGTAATATCCAATCAGGGCGCCATTGATGTTATCGTCCAAAAGTTTTCGCCCGATGAAAGAAAATATGTTGAATCGATAACCAACAAATATAACCAGGCTATCACGTCCACCCAGGATCAGCTGCATATACTTGAAGATCAGTATGTACGCAGCGGATTTAATAACAAGTATAAAGAATCTCTTGATTCGTTACAGCAACAGCTCTCAAATCAGATCAACTTAACATCTGATAAATATATTACCAATCCGCTTGTAGGTAAAGATGACCAGGTTAAACAAAAGCTTGGTTTGGAGATTTCCCGCGACCTGGCTAAGTACAGTGTTAAATCAATAAATGACGAGCTCACAAATCTCAATGCTAAATTCTCCCGCCTGGTCCCGTTTGATGC
It contains:
- a CDS encoding AAA family ATPase; translated protein: MLIIIPFVAVITSYFLVKNLPDNYQSHAEIATGIVDASSHLLDEDAKTNVQEQQVYREFSNLMAIMKLKKLIDQVSYSLMIHDLSDPYPFRKQSKELLELRPYEKDNVLAIFKKKFATLQPLSVYDKTENSLIGLLRSMKYDERNITKDLVIYREESSDFISVSFNSENPQLSAFVVNTLCKQFIDYYTQSVKQNESNAVNFLSNLLDTKRKALSEKTSELQQYKIENGVLNLDEQSKAIFNQIMVYNDRKLQAEKDVISNQGAIDVIVQKFSPDERKYVESITNKYNQAITSTQDQLHILEDQYVRSGFNNKYKESLDSLQQQLSNQINLTSDKYITNPLVGKDDQVKQKLGLEISRDLAKYSVKSINDELTNLNAKFSRLVPFDAKVKTLYFDIDIAGKEYLDVLNKYNETNLRSSISIKLVQVEMAQPDVAQPSKKMLLIILSGIGSLFACIFWLFILFYIDDTIKSPTELVNKTQLPLLGYLNKISGENLDLRKLWDVEHREKMKTFKELLRSIRFEIDQELKGEKILAITSIEPTEGKTLLAISLAYSYSMINKRVLLIDGNFNNATISNTAKPQVYLEDYFKNSQFGQPELSSSNTTVLGNRGGDVTLLEIGSEAFVKSKFDELRTKYDIVIIDTAPLTALNKSKEWLLFANKTIAVFEANRKINNIQKQHLTYLKGLENRFAGWVLNKTEYNQKKEKGFS
- a CDS encoding TolC family protein — translated: MPLKLKPTYLFIIALLFTSRVHAQQTSFISDINYPFLEKLIATAKKNYPEVKSRQSQVNAAKAVYNSAVFSWLDGLNASYIYSPKTSINISQPTIFKGYQINLSLNIGHLFSRPGVIRQTKEIYKAAEFQQAEYMLSLEAQVKRLYFSYLAAQAELRLRANAVIDAESAVKQLKYAFQKGETTFQIYNEQLTTLYSQNAFKVQAELSTFTAKTNLEELLGTKLEDVK
- a CDS encoding response regulator, whose amino-acid sequence is MKRTLLIVDDDLSILKLLNFILSKEYDIVVKNNGIEAFSWLEDGHMPELIISDLQMPYFDGQSFIKNVKISGFYREIPVILLSAAHDLDAQVSNMPFKVDAYIHKPFNPTALKTAINQVLQVYESPNV
- a CDS encoding sugar transferase, with the protein product MNHQTSDWNESSGSNIRVAYAGTQFKEMISAGLNEGFKIAYNNSIDQLNDYLGEQSILSVPDIILVEVDAEGKWIKMVDEVKQSFLLNGLIIVLLSSQNDKTLRQKAIKLKVHDFYGEPFAISDLRERLNFLVRFKLIKPKLLELSKVVDTAYKMPAGKRLIDLVISGGMMFVLSPVMLIVAILIKLDSKGPVFYKSKRVGTGYKVFDFYKFRSMRTDADQLLAKLSAENNQYAAEGGDNKVAFVKIKNDPRITKLGNFLRNSSLDELPQLFNILRGDMSVVGNRPLPLYEAEMLTSNEWSMRFLGPAGLTGLWQISKRGKEDMSERERKKLDNFYAQKYSIWLDLKIIAGTVPALFQKEKV